In Verrucomicrobiota bacterium, the DNA window TCAAAAAGACAATTTAATAACTAAAAGGTAAACGAAACAAATTACTTTTTATCATTTTCAAAGGTGGCTTCTTCTTTTTCATTCAATCTCATTCTTGTAACTTCAGATTCTTGAAAATCTAAAGTATGAATAGAACTGTAATTTTTGTTTTGTTATTAATCGGCTGTAAGCCCTCGTCAGATGCAATTTCGGAAGCTGACAAATGGAAAGAACAAGCCCAGAAGGTAACTATTATTCGAGATAACTATGGTGTGCCACATATCTATGGTAAATCTGATGCGGACGCCGTTTTCGGTTTACTTTATGCCCAATGTGAGGATGACTTCAATAGGGTGGAAATGAATTACATCAACGCAATGGGGCGGTTAGCTGAAATCGAAGGAGAAAAAGAGATATTTAGAGATCTTAGAATGAAGCTATTCATTGATCCTGAGGATATGAAAGTGAAATATGCCGAAAGTCCCGATTGGCTCAGAAAATTAATGGACGCCTTTGCAGATGGGATCAACTATTATCTTCATACGCACCCGGAAGTTAAACCTAAATTGATAGATCGGTTCGAACCCTGGATGGCGCTGACCTTTAGTGAGGGAAGCATTGGCGGTGATATCGAGCGTACTTCTATTCAATCCCTAAAGGCTTTTTACAACGAAGAAACAGAAAAGGAGGTGGCTTATCATTCTGCTTACTTTATAGAAGACGATGAGCCCCGTGGGTCCAATGGTTTTGCGATTGCGCCAAACAATACTAAAAACGGAAATTCACTTTTCCTGATCAATCCACATACTTCATTCT includes these proteins:
- a CDS encoding penicillin acylase family protein translates to MNRTVIFVLLLIGCKPSSDAISEADKWKEQAQKVTIIRDNYGVPHIYGKSDADAVFGLLYAQCEDDFNRVEMNYINAMGRLAEIEGEKEIFRDLRMKLFIDPEDMKVKYAESPDWLRKLMDAFADGINYYLHTHPEVKPKLIDRFEPWMALTFSEGSIGGDIERTSIQSLKAFYNEETEKEVAYHSAYFIEDDEPRGSNGFAIAPNNTKNGNSLFLINPHTSFFFRSEVHVNSEEGLNAYGAVTWGQFFVYQGFNDRLGWMHTSTYADAIDEYLETVIEKGDKLYYQHGDLEKELMAKEISVPYLSDSGMVERTFMTYRTHHGPIVRAEGDKWVSFSIMEKP